A segment of the Desulfitobacterium dehalogenans ATCC 51507 genome:
GGGCTAAGATTGCCTCATAAGCATCTTTGAGAGTCCCAGGATTGGGTTGTGACGTTTTAGGGAGTTCTTTGAACTCTGCAAACCGAGGATAAAAAACATCGGGAAAAATATCGATTCCTTCATTATATGTTTTTCCTTCTATGCTAACAGGCATGGGGACAACCACAATGCCTTCTTTTTGACTTAAGTCACATGGCAAATCACATGAACTATCGACAAGAACTACATAACCCATATCATTACCTCCTTTAGTAATAAGTAAATAGTATTCGTGAAAATTAAGGTTTTTTCCTGCTTTATATCTTGCTCTTTACTAATACTTTATTATACAAAAAAAGCCCACTTCCGTGGGCTTAACCTATTTTATGCTTAATATTCCCTATAAAATACACTAAACCAATAATTCCTGAACCATCAGATGATTATCCAAAGGGGTAATGAGATGTGTCGAAATAAACTGCGAGAGCTCATGTTTCTTAACCAAACGATAATTAATCTCCTCTGCTTCTATCCATGTGACCAGAAACATGATAATTCCTCCTTGCTTATTAGCACATTGTATTGTGTATACATAATACCATAATTCTTTAACCATTTCAATGCTTTCATCTTGAGCGATATACTCTACGCACGCAAAAACGGCGACCGGCAGTATAGCCGGAAGCCGTTTTCGTATAACCTGATTCATCATTTTAGCGGGGTGAGATGATATCGACCTTCCAATTCCCGTCTTCTTGTACAAGCTCAATGTAACCTTTAAAGGTAAACGTATTGGATACATCTTTTTCAGTTTGGGCCTGTACAGTGAACAAATAGCCTCTGCGTCCCTCCAGTGCATCTGTCGGTTGAAGTTCAATAGCAGATACCTTAAGATCAGTATTTTCATCATAGGCGATTTGGGACGCACTGGAGATTATACGATTAGCGATACATTTTTCATAACCGTTATCTGTTAACTGTTCTCCGTATACTGTGTGCATGTAATCTAAAAGAATTTGACTATCGTCCCGACTCTGACTCTGTGAGAGAGCGTGATTCAGATCTTCGTAATCTTGCTTTGTTGCACCGTATGTTCTCATAAGCACTGCTTTTGCTAACTTTTCAGGCGCATCCATCCCGCTTTTAAAGCTGAATACTAGAACAACCGTCACTATGAATGCAGCAAAAATGGCAGCTAAAGTAATGATTAGACTTCGGGAAACCTTTTTTTTCATGTGGTTCACAATTAATTATATTGATGGTAACGGAAGGTTACACCGTAAATTCTATCGGAAGATTCGTAATATATCTCGTTAGGATTCTTCAGAATAGTTGTATATGTCGATGTCAAGCGTTCGTTAGGTTGCCAAGTTGCCCATAAGCCACAAGGGTAACCATTGAGTGGCTCATTTTCACAGACAAGAACCAAATAACAGCGTGTACATTGAAAACAAGAACGCCATCCTGAGAAGAGAGAAGTACCTGTACCTTTGTTGAAAATGTTTCCCCAACCAGCTGAAAGCATATCATGGGTTGCATAATGCCCACATTGTGGGACAACTTGTGGCTGAATAAGTTCGTTCTCTACACCTAGGGCAGCCGAAGGAATAATTAATAAACCAAAGCATAATACAACACTCAGTAGAAAAGCCCCTAACTTTTTCATAAGAATTCTCCTCCTAAAGTATTTTTTATTTGCTTATCCGCACTACATTGCTGATTAACGTCGCACTCCCTCCTATATTTTTATTTGTTCTCTATAATTTTACATTTATGTAAACCTTTTTTAAACCTATTTGTATAATTTAGCATTAACTTTCGTTTCTCGAATCATTGCATCTTTCCATGTCTTTGCACAAAGTGCCCGTCCCGGGTGGCTCAATTAAAAAGGGGCATCGTCACTACTTATAATGAAGTAGTTGGTGACACCCCCAACCAAGCGGCAGATGGAATTAAACCTGCGCTCCTGCCTCTGTCTTTTCGCTCTCCCTGTTTTCATTGATAATCTCTTCAAATTCTTTCCAGATGGGATAATTCCGTGCATCGGTGCTTCTCCCTGTGCGATCCACAAATACATGAATGGTTGTCCCTTCAGCTAACAAGGTATCCTCTCTCCAGACTTTATAGGTAAACGTGAGTTTACGCGAAGAAAAGCTTTCCAGGCTAGTTTCAATAACCAGCTGATCATCATAAAGTGCAGGGCGGCGATAACGGCAGGTAGCATCAACCACCGCGACGGCAAGGCCTTGTTCTTCAAATGAGGTATAGGCTAATCCTGCATTGCGCAATAGTTCAGCCCGGCCTATTTCAAACCAAATCAAATAATTGGAATGATAGACGATGCCCATTTGATCTGTTTCAGCATAACGGACTCGTACTGGAGTTTGATAGTTTAAGAACATAACACTTCCTCCTTAATACCCTCTATTTATCTTTTTATCTTTATTTAGGATTATAAAACATCTTGGCCATTGGTTCCATAGTGTGAAGATTTTGTCCGGGTCGTGCAGCTTATTCTATGGAAATAAAAAGCGCCCTACGGCGCTTTTTATATTTACGGTAAATTACGGTAAATAATTTAGGGGATTGACAGTATCGCCATTAATAATCACTTCAAAGTGCAAATGAGGACCGGTTGAACGGCCGGTTGAGCCCACAAGACCAATGGTCTCCCCTTTTCCTACTTGTTGTCCATTAGAGACGCTTATTTTGGATGCATGGGCATAACGGGTGGCTACTCCATTACCATGGTCGATGATAACCATATTGCCATAGCCCCCGCTCCAGCCTGCAGAGGATACTGTACCACCTGCTGCCGCAATAAACGGTTCCCCTGTATCTCCGCCAATATCCAAACCGGTGTGAAAACTTCCTGAGCGGAAGCCGTAATAGGAGTTAAGCCCTCCCCTTAGGGGCCAACTCAAGCCGCTTGCTTTTCCCGTTCCACGAGAAAGGGCCACATTGGCTGATGATGCATAGACAGGACCTTTAGCAATAACCTGAGTCACAGGCTGCTGAGTGATTTTTTCTTCCAACACTTCTTTTCCTATGTTCCTGCCATTTTCCTGAACATAGGAATAGGTGACCTTTTTGCTGCCATCGCTTCCTTCCTGGCGAACCACAGAAGAACCGCTGGGCAAACTATAATCTGTCTTTGATACGACATCAAAAGGAATCGTCTCAGTACCCGTATAGATCCCTTTACTTACCACGGTGAGATAGGGAGTGACTTTAACCAAGTTGATTTTTTCACCAACTTGAATCGTCTTATCCTCGTCCATACCTGGGTTACCGGCCAGTACTTCCTTTGTCAGCATATCGTTTTTACGAGCGATTAGCCACCAGGAGTCATTGGGTTGTACGACATACTCTGTTCTGCTTTCATGCCCTTTCGTTAATATGTCAAGGACAACCTCCGGCGAACTAAATTCCTCTAACTGCACTTCGACGGGCTGAGAGGAGATTCTTTCTTTGAATTCTACAGAAGAGATCGTATTGTTTTCGCTGGGTTTAGCATAGATTTCCTGATAAGATGTAAGAATCTTCTTAAAATCTTCTTCACTGGGAAGAACAGCTATAGGAGTGTCTTGGATAGAAAATTCTATTCCTTCAAAATATGTACGTATTAAATTGTTCAGCTTATCCTCTGTTACATAGTTCTCCTGAAGAGTCC
Coding sequences within it:
- a CDS encoding M23 family metallopeptidase gives rise to the protein MSNRKGGSGGIIQSIKENLTKHLERFSKAKLSTGFPKIVLGVIGLSVVLGGSFYYSHTTTAAALIVNGQEIGYVKSPDEGKQFVDHILVSKGDSSELVAKTHDKLEFQNTRISKGTLQENYVTEDKLNNLIRTYFEGIEFSIQDTPIAVLPSEEDFKKILTSYQEIYAKPSENNTISSVEFKERISSQPVEVQLEEFSSPEVVLDILTKGHESRTEYVVQPNDSWWLIARKNDMLTKEVLAGNPGMDEDKTIQVGEKINLVKVTPYLTVVSKGIYTGTETIPFDVVSKTDYSLPSGSSVVRQEGSDGSKKVTYSYVQENGRNIGKEVLEEKITQQPVTQVIAKGPVYASSANVALSRGTGKASGLSWPLRGGLNSYYGFRSGSFHTGLDIGGDTGEPFIAAAGGTVSSAGWSGGYGNMVIIDHGNGVATRYAHASKISVSNGQQVGKGETIGLVGSTGRSTGPHLHFEVIINGDTVNPLNYLP
- a CDS encoding acyl-CoA thioesterase → MFLNYQTPVRVRYAETDQMGIVYHSNYLIWFEIGRAELLRNAGLAYTSFEEQGLAVAVVDATCRYRRPALYDDQLVIETSLESFSSRKLTFTYKVWREDTLLAEGTTIHVFVDRTGRSTDARNYPIWKEFEEIINENRESEKTEAGAQV